In one Tindallia californiensis genomic region, the following are encoded:
- a CDS encoding sulfurtransferase TusA family protein: MNKIDTSGLSCPQPVLLTKKALQSEPESLTILVDNETAKANVVRYLKKAGYQVDWEEAGESIQLLAKKS, from the coding sequence TTGAACAAAATTGATACCAGTGGCTTATCTTGTCCACAACCTGTATTATTGACTAAAAAGGCATTGCAATCTGAACCAGAGAGTCTCACCATCCTCGTTGATAACGAAACCGCTAAAGCTAATGTTGTGCGTTATCTTAAAAAAGCCGGTTATCAGGTTGACTGGGAAGAAGCTGGCGAAAGCATTCAACTTCTTGCTAAAAAATCTTAA
- a CDS encoding phosphatase PAP2 family protein yields the protein MLLKIDAMLFMNLFQFANKNDGLGNIMVTITNHSSKVFAMIYLIGIGILLVKRKKVVLPFIIAPATAFITVHIIRFLYERPRPFVAMDIDSLIYHAPDGSLPSMHAVSAFVIAVAIWHVNKNVGRWVLILAGITGLSRVMVGVHYPLDVLLGALLAIGIGHITFKTVHW from the coding sequence ATGCTTTTGAAAATTGATGCAATGCTGTTTATGAATTTATTTCAATTCGCCAATAAGAACGATGGACTGGGAAATATAATGGTGACCATTACCAACCATTCTTCCAAAGTTTTTGCAATGATATACCTGATTGGAATAGGAATCCTGTTAGTAAAGAGAAAAAAAGTGGTGCTTCCTTTTATAATCGCTCCGGCTACTGCTTTTATAACGGTTCATATTATTCGTTTTCTTTATGAAAGACCTCGTCCTTTTGTTGCTATGGATATTGACAGCTTAATATACCATGCTCCTGATGGCTCTCTACCCAGCATGCATGCAGTAAGTGCCTTTGTGATTGCTGTAGCAATATGGCATGTTAACAAAAACGTTGGAAGATGGGTACTAATATTGGCTGGAATTACCGGTCTGTCCAGAGTGATGGTAGGAGTACATTATCCTTTGGATGTTTTGTTGGGAGCTTTACTGGCAATCGGCATCGGACATATAACCTTTAAGACAGTTCATTGGTAA
- a CDS encoding SdpI family protein → MRYVNGKPVPTDPELLKPGKPEKKYRNKKTNRYYRNIAGFVFLILGGLFFVFMMQLEVAIGFIFLGLAILIGLIAILFDVVLKYDIGYEANEKLPEEDPTQAAREALLYDSMKDD, encoded by the coding sequence ATGAGATATGTTAATGGAAAGCCAGTGCCTACAGATCCGGAGCTATTAAAGCCAGGAAAGCCTGAAAAAAAATACCGGAACAAAAAAACAAATCGATACTATCGAAACATAGCCGGTTTTGTATTCTTGATATTGGGAGGATTGTTTTTTGTTTTTATGATGCAGCTAGAAGTAGCTATCGGTTTTATTTTTCTAGGGTTGGCAATTTTAATAGGGTTGATTGCAATCCTATTTGATGTGGTGCTGAAATATGATATCGGATATGAGGCAAATGAAAAGCTACCAGAAGAGGATCCGACGCAGGCGGCTAGAGAAGCGTTGCTTTATGACTCGATGAAAGATGATTGA
- a CDS encoding molybdopterin-binding protein: protein MRKIAVEEAVGMLLGHDLTKIVPNAFKGAAFKKGQVLRQEDVEALKKMGKNHIWVLEMASDELHENDAAIRIANATVSEDFTLEGPSEGKISILAKKRGLLKINTDLLEEVNNRERIMMATIRHHTVVEENKMVAGTRIIPLKIKKEEIEAVEALCRGQEPLLQLKKLQKLKVGILVTGTEVYTGLIEDRFSQVLVEKVRQMGSEAMDPVFAPDEEEEIELKIKQLVENGAQLILLAGGMSVDADDVTPKAIANASTEIITYGAPVLPGAMLMLAYTEKIPMVGVPACAMYHKITVLDLVLQRLMVGEKPTKREISALGHGGLCQHCETCHYPVCTLSR, encoded by the coding sequence ATGAGGAAAATAGCAGTGGAAGAAGCTGTTGGAATGTTGCTAGGTCATGATCTTACAAAAATTGTCCCTAATGCTTTCAAGGGAGCCGCCTTTAAAAAAGGCCAGGTTCTCCGGCAGGAAGATGTTGAAGCCTTAAAAAAGATGGGCAAAAATCACATATGGGTGTTAGAAATGGCATCGGACGAACTGCATGAAAACGATGCGGCGATTAGGATTGCAAATGCAACTGTTTCGGAAGACTTCACTTTAGAAGGTCCTTCGGAAGGTAAAATCAGCATTTTAGCAAAAAAAAGGGGACTGCTTAAAATTAATACGGATTTACTGGAAGAAGTTAATAATCGGGAGCGAATCATGATGGCAACCATTCGTCACCATACGGTGGTGGAAGAAAATAAAATGGTGGCAGGAACCAGGATTATTCCACTTAAAATCAAAAAGGAAGAAATAGAAGCGGTAGAAGCCCTGTGTCGTGGGCAGGAACCTTTGCTACAACTGAAAAAATTGCAGAAGTTAAAAGTAGGTATTTTGGTTACTGGCACCGAGGTTTACACAGGGTTGATAGAAGACCGATTCAGCCAGGTGTTAGTGGAAAAAGTTCGTCAGATGGGTTCGGAAGCAATGGATCCTGTATTTGCACCGGATGAAGAAGAAGAGATTGAATTGAAAATCAAGCAGCTGGTAGAGAACGGTGCGCAGTTAATCTTATTGGCCGGTGGCATGTCGGTGGATGCGGATGATGTGACACCAAAGGCTATTGCTAATGCTTCTACAGAAATAATTACTTACGGTGCGCCGGTGTTACCGGGGGCGATGCTGATGCTGGCCTACACAGAAAAAATACCGATGGTTGGTGTTCCTGCCTGTGCTATGTATCATAAGATCACTGTGCTTGACTTAGTCTTGCAAAGACTGATGGTGGGAGAGAAACCAACCAAAAGAGAAATAAGCGCTCTGGGACATGGCGGACTCTGTCAACATTGTGAAACATGTCATTATCCTGTTTGTACCTTGTCACGTTAA
- a CDS encoding DUF3343 domain-containing protein: MPEYVVLFYTHSGAIKFDRKAKKKGCRAELMPVPRKLSSNCGVSAKIQLDGSIHELIDDEIEKIYLICEKEYQLTYSHE, from the coding sequence ATGCCAGAATATGTGGTATTGTTTTATACTCATTCAGGGGCTATTAAATTTGATCGAAAAGCAAAAAAGAAAGGATGCCGGGCCGAACTAATGCCGGTACCAAGAAAGCTTAGTTCAAATTGCGGAGTTTCAGCAAAAATTCAGTTGGACGGTTCTATCCATGAACTGATTGATGACGAAATTGAAAAAATATATCTTATCTGTGAAAAAGAGTATCAGTTAACCTATAGCCATGAATAG
- a CDS encoding 2-hydroxyacyl-CoA dehydratase: MSNHKQRISFPHVGNYWVPLKYLFTEGMGVDYVVPPAITKKTLDIGSQHSPDFVCTPFKYNLGNYIETIEAGANTLVQTGGVCRLGYYGELHEQILSDLGYEVQFVNTARASFPRPVTMYHLFKEVNPEMTIKQIGKAIPVFLKMIEYTDELEDYIRKNIGFEVTEGSLQQVYQHFLLGLQQVKDKRQLKALFTSCKKELLQVELNLPATTFRVGIVGEYYTIMEPFSNHFIEKELAKMGIVVDRWMNITNSIIRPPEKEVRKRIKPYVKYNMGATSMYTVHKALDFAKKRYDGIIHVKSFGCTPEMDAIPVLQNISEDYKIPVLYFSFDTQTSDTGIQTRLEAFYDMIVMRNEAKV, translated from the coding sequence ATGTCTAATCATAAGCAGCGTATCAGTTTTCCTCATGTTGGTAATTATTGGGTGCCCCTAAAATACCTCTTTACAGAGGGAATGGGCGTTGACTATGTGGTCCCTCCGGCTATCACTAAAAAAACCTTGGATATCGGCAGCCAGCATAGCCCGGATTTTGTATGTACGCCTTTTAAGTACAACTTAGGCAATTATATCGAAACCATCGAAGCCGGCGCTAATACGTTGGTTCAAACTGGCGGTGTTTGTCGTCTTGGTTATTATGGCGAATTGCATGAACAAATTTTATCTGATCTCGGCTATGAGGTTCAATTTGTTAACACAGCCCGAGCCAGTTTTCCCAGACCAGTAACCATGTATCATCTTTTCAAGGAAGTCAATCCGGAGATGACGATTAAGCAGATCGGCAAAGCCATTCCGGTATTTTTGAAAATGATAGAGTATACGGACGAACTGGAGGATTATATCCGAAAAAACATCGGTTTTGAGGTAACGGAAGGTTCACTGCAACAGGTCTATCAACATTTTTTATTAGGATTACAACAGGTAAAGGATAAACGTCAGTTAAAAGCCCTGTTTACTTCCTGCAAGAAAGAACTGTTGCAGGTGGAACTCAATCTACCGGCAACAACCTTTCGGGTAGGCATTGTAGGTGAGTATTACACCATTATGGAGCCATTCAGCAACCATTTTATCGAAAAAGAATTAGCCAAAATGGGAATTGTTGTAGATCGATGGATGAATATTACCAATTCTATTATCCGACCACCGGAAAAAGAAGTCCGGAAACGGATTAAGCCTTATGTTAAATATAATATGGGGGCCACCAGCATGTATACGGTTCACAAAGCCCTTGATTTTGCCAAGAAAAGGTATGATGGTATTATTCACGTTAAATCCTTTGGCTGCACCCCTGAGATGGACGCTATCCCTGTACTTCAAAATATCAGTGAAGATTATAAAATACCGGTTCTCTACTTCAGTTTTGATACACAAACCAGTGACACCGGTATTCAAACAAGACTAGAAGCTTTTTATGACATGATTGTAATGAGAAATGAGGCGAAGGTATGA
- a CDS encoding acyl-CoA dehydratase activase yields the protein MKKAYLGIDIGSISTKGVVINEHRKILAQEYLMTECKPIETVTKLLEILKEQMKNQPYQVVTVGTTGSARKLIGAITEAAVIKNEITAHAIGTISLHPEVRTIFEIGGQDSKIILIENGVVVDYAMNTLCAAGTGSFLASQAHRIGVAVEDFGKVALTSTNPTSLAARCTVFAESDLVHKAQMGHQTKDIIAGLCHSVVRNYLNNVGKGKKIVPPIVFQGGVSKNEGVKKAFEEITGHKVLVDENGHLTGALGTAILAQKSGEEKPFTFEMLDMDFTTKGIDCEKCANHCEIMCVYRNNTLIDAWGNKCEQGAIRN from the coding sequence ATGAAGAAAGCATATTTAGGCATTGATATTGGTTCCATTTCTACGAAAGGGGTCGTTATCAATGAGCATCGCAAAATATTGGCACAGGAATATTTAATGACGGAATGCAAGCCTATCGAAACCGTAACAAAATTATTAGAAATCTTAAAAGAACAGATGAAAAATCAGCCTTATCAAGTGGTCACCGTTGGAACTACTGGCAGTGCCCGAAAGCTGATTGGTGCCATTACAGAAGCAGCGGTCATTAAAAACGAAATCACCGCTCACGCTATTGGAACTATTTCCTTACATCCGGAGGTTCGGACCATTTTTGAAATTGGTGGCCAGGACTCCAAAATTATTTTAATCGAAAATGGTGTCGTTGTTGATTATGCCATGAATACATTATGTGCCGCCGGAACCGGATCTTTTTTAGCAAGTCAGGCACACCGAATCGGTGTAGCTGTTGAAGATTTTGGGAAAGTGGCTCTTACCTCCACAAATCCCACCTCTCTTGCTGCCCGCTGTACAGTTTTTGCTGAATCAGACCTGGTTCATAAAGCTCAGATGGGGCACCAAACCAAGGATATTATTGCCGGCTTATGTCATTCCGTCGTGCGTAATTACCTTAATAATGTGGGAAAAGGAAAAAAGATAGTTCCGCCCATCGTGTTTCAGGGCGGTGTCAGTAAAAATGAAGGGGTTAAGAAAGCTTTCGAGGAGATTACAGGCCATAAGGTGCTGGTAGACGAAAACGGACACCTGACAGGTGCCCTGGGAACTGCTATTTTAGCCCAAAAATCTGGAGAAGAAAAGCCTTTCACCTTCGAAATGCTTGATATGGATTTCACTACGAAAGGCATTGATTGCGAAAAATGTGCTAATCATTGTGAAATCATGTGCGTTTATCGAAATAATACGTTGATTGATGCCTGGGGCAATAAATGTGAACAGGGAGCTATCAGAAACTAA
- a CDS encoding acyl-CoA dehydratase activase-related protein, with translation MVIGIPRAFLYHRYRHLWETFFDELNISYLVSPETTREILNDGITHAIDEACLSSKIYLGHVAWLMNRCDAILVPRVDNYGSDGIVCTKFQALYDVVHNTFRENKPTLLDYNIDFKNADAEFRGFIKMGKKLGKKRSTSMRAYLVARQTQKSIEIMETKKLEEQLKASGIKVLLVAHRYNIDDQYIGAPILYHLKELGVTTLLGEAANRKEAIAEAEKVTDTLPWAFNKELVGAVSLYQNKIDGVILISSFPCGPDSLVNEMINRRFPQLPMLNLTLDGQEGSAGMETRLESFIDIIKFKRDDLYV, from the coding sequence ATGGTCATCGGCATTCCAAGAGCCTTTCTTTATCATCGATACCGGCACCTGTGGGAAACCTTTTTTGACGAACTGAATATTTCCTATCTGGTAAGCCCTGAAACCACCCGAGAAATTCTTAATGACGGCATCACCCACGCCATCGATGAAGCTTGCCTATCTTCGAAAATTTATTTAGGGCATGTTGCCTGGCTTATGAACCGTTGTGATGCCATTTTGGTGCCCCGTGTGGATAACTATGGCAGTGATGGCATTGTCTGTACAAAATTTCAGGCATTATACGACGTGGTTCATAATACATTTCGGGAGAACAAGCCTACTCTTTTAGACTACAATATCGACTTTAAAAATGCAGATGCCGAATTCCGGGGTTTTATCAAAATGGGCAAGAAATTAGGCAAGAAACGGTCTACCAGTATGCGAGCTTACCTAGTGGCCCGCCAAACACAAAAATCCATTGAAATTATGGAAACGAAAAAACTGGAAGAACAGTTAAAGGCGTCGGGAATCAAGGTCCTTCTTGTTGCTCATCGTTACAATATTGATGATCAGTATATTGGCGCACCGATTTTATACCATCTTAAAGAGTTGGGAGTAACGACCTTATTGGGAGAAGCTGCAAATCGAAAAGAAGCCATCGCTGAAGCCGAAAAGGTAACCGACACCCTGCCCTGGGCCTTTAATAAAGAGCTTGTCGGTGCTGTTTCCCTTTATCAGAACAAAATTGATGGTGTTATTTTAATCAGTTCTTTTCCTTGCGGTCCAGATTCTCTAGTCAACGAAATGATCAACCGACGATTTCCTCAGTTGCCAATGCTGAACCTAACGCTGGATGGTCAGGAAGGAAGTGCCGGTATGGAAACCCGACTGGAAAGTTTTATTGATATTATTAAATTTAAGCGAGATGATCTCTATGTCTAA
- the yqeB gene encoding selenium-dependent molybdenum cofactor biosynthesis protein YqeB yields the protein MSHGIKVAVRSGGDLGTAIIHKLHRSGFKVLVLETENPLAIRLKVAFSEAVSEGSALVEGIEAQRIEEIREIEESWEKGIIPVLVDPEADILNSLSFDVVVDAVMAKKNLGTHRKMAPITIALGPGFVAGTDVDIVIETNRGHHLGRLIFEGSAEPDTGSPGDIMGITDQRVIKAPKEGILKATKKIGDLVKRGEKIGEVEGSPVITEIDGVLRGLIKDGTYVTKSLKIADVDPRGKLEYCYTISEKGRNIAGGVLEAILLMKNQGR from the coding sequence ATGAGCCATGGAATAAAGGTTGCCGTAAGAAGTGGTGGAGATTTAGGGACGGCTATTATCCACAAACTACATCGGAGCGGTTTCAAAGTGTTGGTGTTGGAAACAGAAAACCCGCTGGCGATTCGTTTGAAGGTAGCTTTTTCCGAAGCCGTTTCAGAAGGAAGTGCTTTGGTAGAAGGCATAGAAGCTCAACGCATCGAAGAAATAAGGGAAATAGAAGAATCCTGGGAAAAAGGGATAATACCCGTTTTAGTAGATCCGGAGGCAGATATCCTTAATTCCTTATCCTTTGATGTGGTGGTAGATGCTGTTATGGCAAAAAAAAACCTGGGGACTCACCGAAAAATGGCACCTATTACCATTGCCCTTGGACCCGGTTTTGTAGCAGGTACGGATGTGGATATTGTCATCGAAACAAATCGTGGACATCATTTAGGGCGGCTGATTTTTGAAGGAAGTGCCGAACCAGATACGGGAAGTCCGGGAGATATTATGGGCATCACAGATCAGAGAGTGATCAAAGCGCCTAAGGAAGGTATACTGAAAGCCACCAAAAAAATAGGTGACTTAGTAAAACGTGGCGAAAAGATTGGAGAGGTGGAAGGTTCTCCGGTAATAACAGAGATTGACGGGGTGTTGAGAGGACTGATTAAAGACGGAACGTATGTGACGAAGTCTTTGAAAATAGCCGATGTTGATCCAAGAGGAAAGCTCGAATATTGTTATACGATTTCAGAAAAAGGAAGAAACATTGCCGGTGGCGTGCTGGAAGCAATTCTTCTAATGAAAAACCAGGGAAGATAA
- a CDS encoding aminotransferase class V-fold PLP-dependent enzyme, producing MTIYFDNAATTFPKPESVVESMKHYISCVGSNVSRGSYSSAFDAGNIVYETREMLANLFHDNEPERIFFTRNVTESLNLVLKGMLKPEDHVLVSSMEHNAVMRPLHRLMEQKITFSRIPCTKEGYLITDSMEEAWQENTKAVVITHASNVSGSVMDLEAIADFCQQKGLSLIIDAAQTAGVLPIDVQRLLPDAVCFTGHKGLYGPQGMGGAWISKRLASTLKPLIEGGTGSLSDEEVQPEYLPDKFEAGTLNMPGIYGLNAALHWIKERGIEEIHDHEMKLTRQFLEKIESLKKINVVGPMTLENRTAVVSIKTSTMDLGQLAHCLAKDYGVATRSGMHCAPHAHKTLQSFPEGTVRFSFGYFNTEKEIEKTIKALKEIVG from the coding sequence ATGACCATATATTTCGATAACGCAGCCACCACATTTCCAAAACCTGAATCGGTAGTGGAGTCAATGAAGCATTATATAAGCTGTGTAGGCAGTAATGTTAGTCGAGGCAGTTATTCATCGGCCTTTGACGCTGGAAATATTGTTTATGAAACAAGAGAAATGCTGGCGAACTTATTTCATGATAACGAGCCGGAACGTATTTTTTTTACCCGCAATGTGACGGAAAGCTTAAATCTAGTGTTGAAGGGAATGCTAAAACCAGAAGATCATGTACTGGTAAGTTCTATGGAACATAATGCTGTGATGCGGCCTTTGCACCGATTAATGGAACAAAAGATTACTTTCTCCAGAATTCCATGTACGAAAGAAGGATACCTGATAACGGATTCAATGGAAGAAGCATGGCAGGAAAATACGAAAGCTGTTGTGATTACCCATGCCTCCAATGTCTCTGGCAGTGTGATGGATCTTGAAGCAATTGCTGATTTTTGCCAACAAAAGGGGTTGAGCCTGATCATTGATGCGGCTCAAACAGCAGGAGTACTTCCGATTGATGTTCAGCGGCTATTACCGGACGCTGTCTGCTTTACAGGGCATAAAGGGTTATATGGACCACAGGGTATGGGAGGGGCTTGGATCAGTAAAAGACTGGCATCGACATTGAAACCTTTAATAGAAGGGGGAACAGGTAGTTTATCAGACGAAGAAGTTCAGCCAGAGTACCTGCCAGATAAATTTGAAGCAGGTACCCTTAACATGCCTGGGATTTATGGTTTGAATGCTGCTTTACACTGGATAAAAGAAAGGGGCATTGAAGAAATTCATGACCATGAAATGAAACTGACCCGTCAGTTTTTGGAGAAGATTGAAAGCCTTAAGAAAATCAATGTGGTAGGCCCGATGACGTTAGAGAATAGGACAGCGGTTGTTTCTATTAAAACATCAACGATGGATCTGGGTCAGTTGGCTCATTGTCTGGCAAAAGATTACGGTGTTGCCACCAGATCGGGGATGCACTGCGCCCCTCATGCCCATAAAACCCTTCAAAGCTTTCCGGAAGGAACCGTGCGCTTTAGCTTCGGATACTTTAACACGGAAAAAGAGATTGAGAAAACCATTAAAGCCTTAAAGGAAATAGTAGGGTAA
- the yedE gene encoding YedE family putative selenium transporter → MDSNKGMLAVGGVVGLISVLLVVAGNPVNMGFCIACFVRDIAGAVGMHRADVVQYARPEVMGLVLGAFVMAKIRGEFVPKGGSSPFIRFFLGALMMIGALVFLGCPLRMVLRLAGGDLNALPAIGGFVVGIGVGIYFLNNGFNLKRNFTLAKPEAYAFPFLNILLLVLLVVFPGVLFVSESGPGSMQAPILIALTAGLVVGALAQRTRLCTMGGLRDIVLFRDHYLFLGFLGIFLVSLVGNIATSNFTLGFEGQPVAHTESLWNFMGMVVVGFSAVLLGGCPLRQLILAAEGNTDSAITVMGLLVGAAFAHNMSLASSPAGATPNGKIVVIASLLIMTVIAYFNSELVGQEEKGGVKVEQN, encoded by the coding sequence GTGGATAGTAACAAAGGAATGTTAGCAGTCGGAGGAGTCGTAGGGCTTATTTCTGTTTTATTAGTGGTTGCCGGAAATCCGGTAAATATGGGATTTTGCATTGCTTGCTTTGTACGTGATATCGCTGGAGCCGTTGGCATGCATCGGGCTGATGTTGTTCAGTATGCACGTCCAGAGGTGATGGGCCTTGTACTTGGTGCCTTTGTAATGGCCAAAATAAGAGGTGAGTTTGTTCCCAAGGGTGGTTCCTCTCCCTTTATCCGTTTTTTTCTGGGAGCCCTTATGATGATTGGTGCATTGGTTTTTCTGGGTTGTCCCTTGCGGATGGTTCTCAGGCTGGCCGGTGGTGATCTGAATGCCCTGCCTGCTATTGGTGGCTTTGTCGTCGGTATTGGCGTTGGTATTTACTTTTTGAACAACGGTTTTAACCTTAAACGTAATTTCACCTTGGCAAAACCAGAAGCGTACGCCTTTCCATTTCTAAACATTTTGCTACTTGTTTTACTGGTCGTATTTCCCGGTGTCCTCTTTGTTAGTGAAAGCGGTCCCGGATCCATGCAGGCACCGATCTTAATCGCTTTAACGGCCGGTTTAGTCGTTGGTGCTTTAGCTCAACGGACACGTCTTTGCACCATGGGAGGCCTACGGGATATTGTTCTGTTCCGGGATCACTACCTGTTTCTCGGATTTTTAGGCATCTTTCTAGTCTCTCTCGTTGGAAATATAGCCACCAGCAACTTCACTCTCGGATTTGAAGGTCAACCTGTTGCGCATACCGAAAGCTTATGGAACTTTATGGGAATGGTTGTCGTTGGATTTTCGGCTGTTTTACTCGGCGGATGCCCCTTACGACAACTAATTTTAGCCGCAGAAGGAAATACGGATTCAGCAATCACGGTGATGGGTCTTTTGGTGGGTGCGGCTTTTGCTCACAATATGTCCTTGGCTTCCAGCCCAGCAGGAGCAACCCCAAATGGTAAGATAGTGGTTATTGCTTCTCTCCTTATTATGACGGTTATTGCTTACTTTAACTCAGAACTTGTCGGTCAGGAAGAAAAAGGAGGCGTAAAAGTTGAACAAAATTGA
- a CDS encoding XdhC family protein: MERKIMESIVEAIKENRRMALVTITKSEGSTPGKEGSMMSVDPEGTILGTVGGGKVEKTLIEEAVECIHNHQSKTFQHDLSASSELGMVCGGRVEGYIKVFGTSRKLLIAGGGHVALELYQLANFLKYDTIIFEDREEFGNWERFPKASQIILGDVAKNLSAFPVDSNSYIILVTRGHRYDEEALKAVVNQEAAYIGMIGSKSKAKRTLDHLLAEGYDAEKLHKVYSPTGIALGGDTPEEIALSIMAEIQKIACHGELMHLKDKHEKE, from the coding sequence ATGGAAAGAAAAATAATGGAAAGCATTGTCGAAGCCATCAAAGAAAACCGACGAATGGCCCTCGTAACCATAACCAAATCCGAAGGCTCTACACCGGGAAAAGAAGGCAGCATGATGAGTGTGGATCCGGAAGGTACGATTCTGGGAACCGTGGGTGGTGGAAAAGTAGAAAAAACATTGATAGAAGAAGCGGTGGAATGCATCCATAACCATCAGTCAAAAACCTTTCAGCATGACCTTAGTGCCAGTTCCGAGCTGGGCATGGTATGTGGCGGCAGAGTAGAAGGCTATATTAAAGTCTTTGGAACCAGTCGCAAATTACTGATTGCCGGTGGCGGGCATGTGGCATTAGAGTTATACCAGCTGGCCAATTTTCTGAAATATGATACCATTATTTTTGAAGACCGGGAAGAATTTGGAAACTGGGAGCGCTTTCCTAAAGCCAGCCAAATCATTCTGGGCGATGTAGCAAAAAACCTTTCTGCTTTTCCGGTAGATTCAAATAGCTATATTATTCTGGTAACCCGCGGTCATCGATATGATGAAGAAGCATTAAAAGCGGTTGTGAACCAGGAAGCCGCCTATATAGGTATGATTGGAAGCAAAAGCAAAGCGAAAAGAACCCTGGATCATTTATTGGCAGAAGGATATGACGCCGAAAAGCTTCACAAGGTATATTCGCCTACGGGCATAGCCCTTGGTGGTGATACACCGGAAGAAATAGCCCTTAGCATTATGGCGGAAATTCAAAAAATAGCCTGTCATGGAGAGTTAATGCACCTGAAAGACAAGCACGAAAAAGAATAA